The Thiorhodovibrio litoralis genome includes a window with the following:
- a CDS encoding chemotaxis protein CheW: MTEPQKAQDAASHDSSSFVTFSLAEETYAIDVLQVQEVLKLTEIAPVPGVPNYILGIINLRGDVVTVIDGRRRMGLPDHDATEQSRIVIIDVDNQNVGILVDSVAEVVQITSKDIDPAPAVGNDQNSRFILGVYSSPDGLTILVSLEKLLSDEEWELVRNI; encoded by the coding sequence ATGACCGAGCCACAAAAGGCCCAAGATGCCGCGTCCCACGATTCCTCTTCTTTTGTCACCTTCAGTCTGGCCGAGGAAACCTACGCCATCGACGTGCTGCAGGTGCAGGAGGTGCTGAAGCTCACCGAGATCGCCCCGGTACCCGGGGTGCCGAATTACATTCTCGGCATCATTAACCTGCGCGGCGATGTGGTGACCGTTATCGACGGGCGTCGACGCATGGGGCTGCCAGACCATGATGCAACGGAGCAGTCGCGCATCGTCATCATTGATGTCGACAACCAGAACGTGGGTATCCTGGTGGATTCGGTGGCGGAGGTTGTGCAGATTACCTCCAAAGACATCGATCCAGCACCAGCGGTTGGTAACGATCAGAACAGCCGCTTCATTCTCGGCGTGTACAGCAGTCCGGACGGGCTCACTATACTGGTCAGCCTGGAAAAACTGCTCTCGGATGAGGAATGGGAACTGGTGCGCAACATCTAG
- the motD gene encoding flagellar motor protein MotD: protein MINRRRESDERNHEAWAIPYADLLTLLLAFFVVLYAISAVDAGKFHALSDSMVEAFGNAGSGRPIEIGEVGYDASEIADAQARTVAPLEIYFGLADLPTGEIAPVRTDARVEAQAPATPAANEALAAPQPDDRLSAIADIADQLETSLKDLIRDDVIKVKREAYWLEIQINTQLLFPSGSATLAASARPVLADVADTLVGRPVRIHVEGHTDNVPIASETFPSNWELSSARAASVVHLFAREGVDPRRMVAMGYGEFAPITSNATAAGRAQNRRVTVMILPQPSATDDGLDGNHAPERLRSDSRAPMEAR from the coding sequence ATGATCAATCGCAGACGCGAGTCCGATGAACGCAATCACGAGGCCTGGGCCATTCCCTATGCCGACCTGTTGACGCTACTGCTGGCGTTTTTCGTCGTCTTGTACGCCATCTCGGCGGTGGACGCCGGGAAGTTCCATGCCCTGTCTGATTCCATGGTCGAGGCCTTTGGGAATGCGGGCTCCGGGCGTCCGATCGAGATCGGGGAGGTGGGGTACGATGCCAGTGAGATTGCCGATGCGCAGGCGCGCACCGTGGCACCGCTCGAAATTTACTTTGGGCTGGCTGATCTGCCCACGGGCGAGATCGCGCCGGTGCGAACGGATGCGCGCGTGGAGGCGCAGGCACCCGCCACGCCCGCGGCGAATGAGGCGTTAGCCGCACCTCAGCCCGACGATCGGCTCTCTGCGATTGCCGATATTGCCGATCAGCTGGAAACCTCGCTCAAGGATTTGATTCGCGACGATGTGATTAAGGTCAAGCGCGAGGCTTACTGGCTCGAGATTCAGATCAACACTCAGCTGTTATTTCCCAGCGGGTCAGCCACCCTCGCCGCAAGTGCCCGCCCGGTGCTGGCAGATGTGGCAGACACCCTTGTCGGGCGTCCGGTGCGGATTCATGTGGAAGGCCATACCGATAACGTGCCAATTGCCAGCGAGACCTTTCCCTCAAACTGGGAGCTGTCCTCAGCGCGCGCAGCCAGCGTAGTACATCTGTTTGCCCGCGAGGGAGTCGACCCGCGGCGCATGGTGGCCATGGGGTATGGAGAATTCGCGCCTATTACCAGCAACGCCACCGCCGCCGGGCGGGCGCAAAACCGCCGGGTTACCGTTATGATTCTGCCCCAGCCGAGCGCGACCGATGACGGATTGGACGGGAACCACGCCCCCGAGCGGCTGAGATCCGATTCTCGGGCGCCGATGGAAGCCCGATAG
- a CDS encoding flagellar motor protein: MDALSIIGLALGLFAVIGGSVAKGSGLAALWNLAAFMIVVLGTLAATLVNSRPVAFFHAMRIFPWVFRPPELDAERMFKRIVSWSHLSRKDGLLALEPAVEKEADPFVRKALGLLVDGTDPQALREVLESDLQHAESFDIQAARVFESMGIYSPTLGIIGAVMGLMAVMQNLGDPSRLGQGIAAAFVATIYGIGFANLLFLPASNKLKSIVHARTSYQSMLLEGLVAIGAGENPYTIETKLSGYLGR, encoded by the coding sequence ATGGATGCGCTGAGCATCATCGGCCTGGCACTTGGACTGTTCGCGGTAATCGGCGGCTCCGTCGCCAAGGGTAGCGGCCTGGCCGCGCTGTGGAATCTGGCGGCTTTTATGATCGTCGTGCTGGGCACCCTGGCGGCGACCCTGGTCAACTCGCGCCCGGTCGCCTTTTTTCATGCCATGCGGATTTTCCCCTGGGTCTTCCGGCCGCCGGAGCTGGATGCCGAGCGGATGTTCAAGCGCATCGTCAGCTGGTCGCACCTCTCGCGCAAGGATGGCCTGCTGGCACTCGAGCCGGCGGTGGAGAAAGAAGCCGATCCTTTCGTGCGCAAGGCGCTGGGATTGCTGGTGGACGGGACCGATCCGCAAGCATTGCGCGAGGTGCTGGAATCGGACCTGCAGCATGCGGAATCCTTCGACATCCAGGCCGCGCGGGTGTTTGAGAGCATGGGTATCTACTCGCCCACCCTCGGCATTATCGGTGCGGTCATGGGCCTGATGGCGGTCATGCAAAATCTGGGTGATCCCTCGCGTCTGGGTCAAGGCATCGCGGCGGCCTTTGTCGCAACCATCTATGGGATCGGCTTTGCCAACCTGTTATTCCTGCCAGCGTCCAATAAGCTCAAGAGCATCGTGCACGCCCGCACCAGTTATCAGAGCATGCTACTCGAAGGGCTGGTGGCCATTGGCGCGGGCGAGAACCCATACACCATCGAGACCAAGCTCAGCGGTTATCTTGGGCGATGA
- a CDS encoding protein-glutamate methylesterase/protein-glutamine glutaminase, with protein MSCRVVVVDDSGFFRRRIAEILNADVGIEVVGMAANGQEAIKVVKEVKPDVVTMDIEMPVMDGITAVRHIMKDNPCPILMFSTLTTDGAQATLDALDAGAMDFMPKRFNEMAGDEDSAKALLRRRVRTLARSRVRPSAAATARPPAGTPTTPSPATSATTAGARPAPQGTKAADINPGTLKSARAVLIGTSTGGPVALQEVLKHLPKSFPLPIVLIQHMPASFTPAFAERLNKLCQIEVREAANGDMLKPGLALLAPGGMQMVLEGGSAPRIKITDSPPGTIYKPSVDISFQSAVGVLRGQVLAVVLTGMGADGREGTRALKALGAKVWAQDAASSVVYGMPAAVVDAGLADNILALAEVGPALVKGFC; from the coding sequence ATGTCGTGTCGCGTTGTCGTGGTTGACGATTCCGGCTTTTTTCGCCGACGCATTGCCGAGATTCTCAATGCTGATGTAGGCATTGAAGTCGTGGGGATGGCAGCAAACGGGCAAGAGGCGATCAAGGTCGTCAAGGAAGTAAAGCCAGATGTGGTCACCATGGACATCGAGATGCCGGTGATGGACGGCATCACGGCGGTGCGCCACATCATGAAGGACAATCCGTGCCCGATTCTCATGTTCTCGACCCTGACCACTGATGGGGCGCAAGCGACGCTGGACGCGCTTGATGCCGGGGCCATGGACTTTATGCCCAAGCGCTTCAACGAGATGGCCGGCGACGAGGATAGCGCCAAGGCGCTGCTGCGCCGGCGCGTGCGCACCCTGGCGCGAAGTCGCGTGCGTCCGTCCGCCGCTGCCACCGCGAGACCGCCGGCAGGTACTCCAACCACGCCCAGCCCAGCGACGAGCGCCACCACCGCCGGTGCGCGTCCGGCGCCACAAGGGACCAAGGCGGCGGACATCAATCCCGGCACGCTCAAATCGGCCCGCGCGGTGTTGATCGGAACCTCCACCGGCGGACCGGTCGCCTTGCAGGAAGTGCTCAAGCACCTGCCCAAAAGCTTTCCGCTGCCGATCGTACTCATTCAGCACATGCCGGCCAGCTTCACGCCGGCCTTTGCCGAGCGCTTGAATAAGCTGTGCCAGATCGAGGTGCGCGAAGCAGCCAACGGCGACATGCTCAAACCTGGCTTGGCGTTACTCGCGCCGGGCGGTATGCAGATGGTGCTCGAAGGTGGCTCTGCCCCGCGCATCAAGATCACCGACAGCCCGCCTGGCACCATCTACAAGCCGAGCGTCGATATCAGCTTTCAGTCGGCCGTGGGAGTGCTGCGCGGCCAGGTGCTTGCGGTTGTGCTGACCGGCATGGGCGCAGACGGGCGCGAAGGTACGCGAGCGCTGAAGGCCCTGGGGGCAAAAGTCTGGGCGCAGGATGCGGCTTCATCCGTGGTGTATGGCATGCCTGCGGCAGTTGTGGATGCGGGTCTGGCCGACAATATTCTGGCACTTGCGGAGGTGGGACCAGCGCTGGTCAAGGGGTTCTGCTGA
- a CDS encoding chemotaxis protein CheA, with protein sequence MAIDPNDEILQDFLVEAGELLEGLNEQLIDLEQEPDNRELLNAVFRSFHTIKGGAGFLSLDSMVAVCHRAEDIFNLLRNGEKRIDAFLMDTILRVLDVLNVMFNDIKSGQDPDPAPAALLGDLDKLAVPGDSSPPATASTPAAEPAAEAPPAASPEPAEQPTPPPVEQPEPKPEPAQEADAGESPLAAGGEMMTEAEYDHLLDAISSEHASAPPAAPKAPPAAPKAPPPPAAGGGDTITDDEFEALLDQLHGAGGPPKPVEAPPLVEPAPVDPALAELAPAEPDPAELPAVEAPPAQPSAQPAPQSASSATQPAPAQPKPAEAAAPPAQAAQPAAASAEAKPAADDSAAPAKAASRNAANPPAETSVRVDTHRLDEIMNLVGELVLVRNRLSMLRSQMGDDEVSKAIGSLALVTADLQTAVMKTRMQPVKKVFGRFPRVIRDLARNLGKEIDLETFGEETDLDKNLVEALADPLVHLVRNAVDHGIESPEDRVAKGKPRKGKVVLGAAQEGDHIALIIEDDGRGMDANVLRAKAVEKGLLDPMMAERMPDREAFNLIFMAGFSTKEQISDVSGRGVGMDVVKTRIAQLNGTVEIDSELGRGTSLQVRLPLTLAILPALMVILDGRRFAIPLASVSEILDLDLTKSHFVDDQETIMVRKHALPLVYVGRWVRPDAQITASAEAHVVVVHVGQRKVGLVVDGLVGQEEVVIKPLGLGLSGVPGLAGATITGDGGIALILDIPELMRTMGKGGLTSRGAHSRAVVAEI encoded by the coding sequence ATGGCCATCGACCCGAATGACGAAATTCTCCAGGATTTCCTTGTTGAAGCCGGCGAACTGCTCGAGGGACTAAACGAGCAGCTGATCGACCTTGAGCAGGAACCAGACAACCGGGAATTGCTCAACGCCGTTTTTCGCAGCTTCCACACCATCAAGGGGGGCGCCGGGTTCCTGAGCCTCGACTCCATGGTGGCAGTCTGCCATCGGGCCGAGGACATTTTCAACCTGCTGCGCAACGGCGAAAAGCGCATCGACGCTTTCCTGATGGACACCATCCTGCGCGTACTCGATGTGCTGAACGTCATGTTCAACGACATCAAGTCCGGCCAGGACCCGGACCCCGCTCCCGCCGCCTTGCTCGGGGACCTCGATAAGCTCGCCGTGCCCGGCGATTCCAGCCCGCCCGCGACTGCATCCACCCCAGCCGCCGAGCCGGCGGCCGAAGCACCTCCTGCTGCGAGCCCCGAGCCAGCTGAGCAGCCGACACCACCTCCGGTTGAACAGCCTGAGCCCAAACCAGAGCCGGCACAGGAAGCGGACGCCGGGGAGAGTCCGCTTGCCGCCGGCGGCGAGATGATGACCGAGGCGGAATATGATCATCTGCTCGATGCGATCAGCAGCGAGCATGCCAGTGCGCCACCGGCAGCACCAAAAGCACCCCCGGCAGCGCCGAAAGCCCCCCCACCACCAGCTGCGGGCGGGGGCGATACCATTACTGACGACGAATTTGAGGCGCTGCTCGATCAACTCCACGGTGCCGGCGGACCGCCCAAGCCCGTTGAGGCGCCGCCGCTCGTTGAGCCTGCTCCTGTTGATCCCGCCCTAGCCGAATTAGCTCCAGCCGAGCCTGATCCAGCCGAGCTGCCGGCAGTTGAAGCGCCGCCAGCTCAGCCAAGCGCCCAACCGGCGCCTCAGTCGGCCAGCAGTGCTACGCAACCTGCGCCCGCGCAGCCCAAGCCGGCGGAAGCAGCGGCTCCCCCAGCTCAGGCTGCCCAGCCGGCTGCGGCAAGCGCGGAGGCCAAGCCTGCCGCGGACGACAGCGCGGCACCCGCCAAGGCGGCTTCGCGCAACGCCGCCAACCCGCCCGCCGAGACCTCTGTGCGGGTCGATACGCATCGTCTTGATGAGATCATGAATCTGGTCGGTGAGCTGGTGCTGGTGCGTAACAGACTCAGCATGCTGCGCTCGCAGATGGGTGATGACGAGGTCTCCAAGGCCATCGGCTCGCTGGCGCTGGTGACGGCCGATCTGCAAACCGCGGTGATGAAAACCCGCATGCAGCCGGTGAAGAAGGTCTTCGGCCGCTTCCCGCGCGTGATCCGTGACCTGGCCCGCAACCTGGGCAAGGAAATCGACCTCGAGACCTTCGGCGAAGAGACCGATCTCGACAAGAATCTGGTCGAGGCGCTGGCCGACCCACTGGTCCATCTGGTGCGCAACGCCGTCGATCATGGCATTGAGTCGCCGGAGGATCGCGTGGCCAAGGGCAAGCCACGCAAAGGCAAGGTTGTGCTCGGGGCGGCCCAGGAGGGCGATCATATCGCGCTCATCATCGAGGACGACGGCCGCGGCATGGATGCCAACGTGCTGCGCGCGAAAGCCGTCGAAAAAGGCCTGCTCGACCCGATGATGGCCGAGCGCATGCCCGACCGCGAAGCGTTCAACCTGATCTTCATGGCCGGTTTCTCCACCAAGGAGCAAATCTCTGACGTCTCCGGCCGCGGCGTTGGGATGGATGTCGTCAAGACCCGCATCGCCCAGCTCAACGGCACCGTTGAGATCGATTCCGAGTTGGGTCGTGGTACCAGCCTGCAGGTGCGTTTGCCGCTCACGCTGGCAATTCTACCTGCACTCATGGTGATCCTCGACGGGCGCCGCTTTGCCATCCCGCTCGCGTCGGTCTCGGAGATTCTCGACCTGGACCTGACCAAGAGCCATTTCGTCGACGACCAGGAGACTATAATGGTGCGCAAGCACGCCCTGCCGCTTGTCTATGTCGGGCGCTGGGTGCGCCCGGATGCGCAGATCACGGCGAGCGCGGAAGCGCATGTCGTGGTGGTTCACGTTGGTCAGCGCAAGGTCGGACTGGTCGTGGACGGCCTGGTCGGGCAGGAGGAAGTTGTCATCAAACCGCTGGGGCTGGGCTTGAGCGGCGTACCGGGGCTTGCTGGTGCCACCATCACCGGCGATGGCGGCATTGCTCTGATTCTGGATATTCCCGAGCTCATGCGCACCATGGGCAAGGGCGGACTTACCAGCCGCGGCGCGCACAGCCGGGCAGTCGTAGCGGAGATTTAA
- a CDS encoding protein phosphatase CheZ, translating into MSQQQEELNEHQLELARLLIEQLESGQTDEAALTIQRLGAPYERELFEELGRLTRELHEALRGFRDDSRLIELTQSEFPDAKERLNHVITMTEQATHRTLNAVDEGLPIAEALHEKSARFAESWTKFRGRELSVEQFRDLTHELDDFLHHATAETKRMGSLMSEVMMAQDFQDLTGQIIARVIKLVQEVEGNLVGLVRLSGARLEPDKIHQSATTAVAEPDALAAQGPAVPNTKDAEAEVMSSQDDVDALLSSLGF; encoded by the coding sequence ATGTCACAACAGCAAGAAGAATTAAACGAGCACCAGCTTGAGCTGGCGCGGCTGCTGATCGAACAACTCGAATCCGGCCAAACCGATGAAGCCGCGCTGACCATCCAGCGCTTGGGTGCCCCCTATGAGCGCGAGCTGTTCGAGGAACTCGGGCGCCTCACCCGCGAGCTCCACGAGGCCCTGCGCGGTTTTCGCGACGACTCCCGCCTGATCGAGCTTACGCAGTCGGAGTTTCCGGATGCCAAGGAGCGTCTGAACCACGTCATCACCATGACCGAACAAGCCACGCACCGCACCCTGAACGCGGTTGATGAAGGGCTGCCCATCGCCGAGGCGTTGCATGAAAAATCCGCACGCTTTGCCGAGAGCTGGACCAAGTTCCGCGGCCGCGAGCTGAGCGTGGAGCAGTTTCGCGACCTCACGCACGAACTCGATGACTTTCTGCACCATGCCACGGCGGAAACCAAGCGCATGGGTAGTCTGATGTCCGAGGTCATGATGGCGCAGGATTTCCAGGACCTGACCGGTCAGATCATCGCGCGCGTCATCAAACTGGTGCAAGAGGTTGAGGGCAACCTGGTTGGCCTGGTGCGCCTCTCCGGCGCGCGCCTGGAGCCCGACAAAATTCACCAGTCAGCGACGACTGCGGTCGCCGAGCCCGACGCGCTCGCGGCTCAGGGACCGGCCGTGCCTAACACCAAGGATGCAGAGGCTGAAGTCATGTCCAGCCAGGACGATGTCGATGCCCTGCTCTCGAGTCTCGGCTTCTGA
- the cheY gene encoding chemotaxis response regulator CheY yields the protein MDKGMKILIVDDFSTMRRIIKNLLRELGFNNTMEADDGSTALPMLKNGDFDFLVTDWNMPIMQGIELLKAIRADERLKTLPVLMVTAEAKREQIMEAAQSGVNGYIVKPFTAETLREKIEKIFERLQG from the coding sequence GTGGATAAAGGCATGAAAATTCTCATCGTGGATGATTTCTCCACGATGCGTCGCATCATCAAGAATCTCCTGCGCGAGCTCGGATTCAACAACACCATGGAGGCCGACGATGGCAGTACCGCGTTGCCGATGCTCAAAAACGGCGACTTCGACTTCCTGGTGACCGATTGGAACATGCCGATCATGCAAGGCATTGAGTTGCTGAAGGCTATTCGCGCCGACGAGCGTCTCAAGACCTTGCCAGTGTTGATGGTCACCGCCGAGGCCAAGCGCGAGCAGATCATGGAGGCCGCGCAGTCAGGAGTTAACGGCTATATCGTCAAGCCCTTCACTGCGGAAACGCTCAGGGAAAAAATCGAAAAAATCTTTGAGCGTCTTCAAGGCTGA
- a CDS encoding RNA polymerase sigma factor FliA, whose amino-acid sequence MTAKRPLQGYQSDADAQSPEQLVSEHVDLVRRIAHHLMARLPASVQVDDLIQSGMIGLIEAARQFQGGQGATFATYAGIRIRGAMIDELRRADWAPRSVHRNSRRMAVAIQSVEAREGRAARDREIAAELDVSLDEFHGMLQDNAGVHLLGLDELFGQDRDHDRLLPADGSTPVDSLERDAFRDALAEALASLPEKERLVLALYYNEELNLREIGAVMGITESRVCQIRSQSVHRLRARLQEWVGAGESDK is encoded by the coding sequence ATGACCGCGAAGCGACCCTTGCAGGGCTATCAGAGCGATGCGGACGCGCAGTCGCCAGAGCAGCTCGTGAGCGAGCACGTTGACCTGGTCCGCCGTATCGCGCATCACCTCATGGCGCGGCTGCCGGCGTCAGTTCAGGTCGACGACCTGATTCAATCGGGTATGATTGGCCTGATCGAAGCGGCGCGTCAATTCCAGGGCGGGCAGGGGGCCACCTTTGCCACCTATGCCGGAATTCGCATTCGCGGCGCCATGATCGACGAGTTGCGGCGGGCCGACTGGGCGCCGCGCTCGGTGCATCGCAACAGCCGGCGGATGGCCGTGGCCATTCAGAGCGTCGAGGCGCGCGAAGGACGCGCCGCGCGCGACCGCGAGATTGCCGCCGAGTTGGATGTCAGCCTGGATGAATTCCATGGCATGTTGCAGGACAATGCCGGTGTGCATTTGCTCGGGCTGGATGAGCTTTTCGGTCAGGATCGCGATCATGATCGTCTGCTGCCGGCTGATGGCTCGACCCCGGTCGATTCGCTAGAGCGCGATGCGTTTCGCGATGCGCTGGCTGAGGCCCTGGCCAGTCTGCCGGAGAAGGAGCGGCTGGTGCTGGCGCTCTATTACAATGAGGAATTGAATTTGCGCGAGATTGGTGCCGTCATGGGTATTACAGAATCCCGCGTGTGTCAGATACGCAGTCAGTCCGTCCACCGGCTCAGGGCTCGTCTGCAGGAGTGGGTCGGTGCCGGTGAATCGGACAAATAA
- a CDS encoding MinD/ParA family protein, which yields MSAYDSGLKIVAIASGKGGVGKTNVSVNLAVALARLGRRVMLFDADLGLANADLLLGLRPQRTLHDLVNGEVEDLKAVLVEGPEGILLVPSASGIASMANLTPTEHAGLIRAFSSYRDPLDVLIVDTAAGVQESVTSFCKAVQEVLVVVCDEPASMTDAYALMKVLYQDHGLRRFRLVCNMVASAEAARRLAQKLTTVLTQYLPEVVVDVSAAIPLDEHLRRAVQKRVPVVSLYPSSPSGRAFSELARRVDGWKTARSGSGGLSFFVERMLERA from the coding sequence ATGTCGGCCTATGACTCCGGGCTGAAAATCGTCGCCATCGCCAGCGGCAAGGGTGGCGTTGGCAAAACCAATGTTTCGGTTAATCTCGCCGTGGCACTGGCCAGGCTTGGTCGTCGCGTCATGCTGTTCGATGCCGACCTGGGCCTGGCGAATGCCGATTTGCTGCTTGGCCTGCGCCCCCAGCGCACGCTGCACGATCTGGTCAACGGCGAGGTGGAGGATCTGAAAGCCGTGCTGGTCGAAGGCCCCGAGGGCATCTTGCTGGTTCCCTCGGCCTCGGGTATCGCTTCCATGGCCAATCTCACCCCGACCGAGCATGCCGGGTTGATTCGCGCCTTCAGCTCCTACCGCGACCCGCTCGATGTGCTGATCGTCGATACCGCCGCCGGCGTGCAGGAGTCCGTCACCAGCTTCTGCAAAGCGGTGCAGGAGGTGCTGGTCGTTGTCTGTGACGAGCCGGCCTCCATGACAGACGCTTACGCACTAATGAAGGTGCTATACCAAGATCATGGGCTGCGCCGCTTCCGCTTGGTCTGTAACATGGTCGCCAGCGCCGAGGCGGCTCGGCGCTTGGCGCAAAAGCTCACAACCGTGCTGACGCAATATTTGCCCGAGGTGGTGGTGGATGTCTCCGCAGCCATTCCGCTCGATGAGCACTTGCGCCGGGCGGTGCAGAAGCGCGTGCCGGTGGTGAGCCTGTACCCGTCAAGCCCCTCCGGCCGCGCTTTTAGCGAGCTGGCACGGCGCGTCGACGGATGGAAAACAGCGCGCAGCGGCAGCGGCGGTCTCAGTTTCTTTGTCGAGCGCATGCTCGAGCGGGCCTGA
- the flhF gene encoding flagellar biosynthesis protein FlhF, protein MNVRRYRAKDMSDAMRQVREHQGADAVILSSRRVEGMLEIVAALDHDGAPAEPTRVSAQSREASASRRNGARTQGHHSARGQGPVDPELDAMRRELSDLRHLLVQQNGASESAQWAARHPLAAELVAGLTECGFNEKLSRSVTGGIPEDTNVETAWSRVRARLSSALATEQPDILEHGGMLALVGPTGVGKTTTISRLALRQIRRMGRDAVSLVTLDRQRLGAYKQLQAFGQMAGVPVMLLESERELADLSVRAGDGRLVLIDTAGQAARDVAEQRLFAQVRSEVDLKTWLVIAATHQGRVLRQVLQAFQGSAPSALVLTKVDEAEQLGETLSVLLEQRLGLAFYSDGQGLGEHFHTIDTLYLTRLALRETPLRGSTFARTSSIRASAERTAGERVTARPLGSAPIADRLGPQDQGMILESVVPFRKSAHVGL, encoded by the coding sequence ATGAATGTCAGGCGGTATCGAGCGAAGGACATGAGCGATGCAATGCGCCAGGTGCGTGAGCATCAGGGCGCTGACGCTGTGATTCTCTCCAGTCGCCGGGTGGAAGGGATGCTCGAAATCGTCGCGGCGCTCGATCATGACGGAGCTCCAGCCGAGCCAACACGCGTGAGCGCGCAAAGCCGCGAAGCTAGCGCATCCCGACGCAACGGTGCGCGCACCCAAGGTCACCATAGCGCGCGCGGTCAGGGTCCGGTCGATCCCGAGCTTGATGCCATGCGCCGCGAGCTGAGCGATCTGCGCCATTTGCTGGTCCAGCAGAATGGCGCCAGCGAGAGCGCGCAGTGGGCCGCGCGGCATCCGCTTGCGGCGGAGCTGGTCGCCGGCCTGACCGAGTGCGGCTTCAACGAGAAGCTCTCGCGCAGCGTAACCGGCGGCATTCCTGAAGATACCAATGTCGAAACCGCCTGGTCGCGCGTGCGCGCGCGGCTGTCCTCGGCGCTCGCCACCGAGCAGCCCGACATCCTTGAACATGGCGGCATGCTGGCACTGGTCGGGCCGACTGGCGTGGGCAAGACCACCACCATCAGCCGGCTTGCGCTGCGCCAGATCCGGCGCATGGGACGCGACGCCGTCAGCCTGGTGACGCTCGACCGTCAGCGTTTGGGCGCCTACAAGCAACTCCAAGCCTTCGGGCAGATGGCTGGCGTGCCGGTGATGCTGCTTGAGAGCGAGCGCGAATTGGCCGATCTCTCGGTGCGTGCCGGCGACGGGCGCCTGGTGCTGATCGACACCGCCGGACAGGCCGCGCGCGATGTGGCCGAGCAACGGCTGTTCGCGCAGGTGCGCTCCGAGGTCGATTTGAAAACCTGGCTGGTGATTGCAGCGACTCATCAAGGACGGGTACTGCGGCAGGTGCTGCAAGCCTTCCAGGGCAGTGCGCCGAGTGCCCTGGTGCTGACTAAGGTGGACGAAGCCGAACAGCTTGGCGAAACGCTCTCGGTACTGCTCGAGCAACGCCTCGGGCTTGCTTTTTACAGCGACGGCCAGGGGCTGGGCGAGCATTTCCATACGATCGACACCCTCTATCTGACGCGACTGGCCCTGCGCGAAACGCCTCTGCGCGGGAGCACTTTCGCGCGCACTTCCTCCATCCGCGCGTCGGCGGAACGCACTGCGGGCGAGCGCGTGACAGCCCGCCCCTTGGGCTCGGCACCCATTGCTGATCGCCTTGGCCCGCAGGATCAGGGTATGATCCTCGAGTCGGTGGTTCCATTCAGGAAAAGCGCTCATGTCGGCCTATGA